From a region of the Microcoleus sp. AS-A8 genome:
- a CDS encoding 2-succinylbenzoate--CoA ligase yields the protein MEQPLAYLKQRINDDWFIDDDSHSLNTLTEELFQHLTQFSQGKIPPRILIAEQNPQRFLAAFLAAVAANCPVFLCNPNWVEQEWQQVFELIQPDLIFGQGANIPTLHTPLPITHYPSPNHIMIPTGGTSGKIRFAVHTWETLMASVQGFHQYFGNNQVNSFCVLPLYHVSGLMQFLRSLTTSGQLIITSFKQVEAGEEFKMNPAEFFISLVPTQLQRCLQSPELTHWLSQFQTVLLGGAPAWDSLLEQARQHNIPLAPTYGMTETASQVVTLKPKDFLIGNNSCGQVLPHANVTIRSSTGEILASNQTGMISIQTNSLSLGYYPIRMSERWGQGKNLPNSKSPIPNLKSDDLGFFDDQGYLHVVGRSSRKIITGGENVFPAEVEAAIQSTQLVNDVCVTAIPDLHWGEAVTAVYVPHSETTSTTLLQAALKDKLSKYKQPKHWVPVASLPRNTQGKVDYEQLHNLVMTCLERQNF from the coding sequence ATGGAACAACCTCTAGCGTATCTCAAACAACGTATTAATGACGATTGGTTCATTGATGATGACAGTCACTCATTGAACACCCTTACTGAAGAATTATTCCAGCATTTAACTCAATTCTCGCAGGGGAAAATCCCTCCCAGAATCCTGATAGCCGAACAAAATCCCCAGAGATTTCTTGCCGCTTTCCTCGCTGCCGTTGCAGCTAATTGTCCCGTTTTCTTATGCAATCCCAACTGGGTAGAACAGGAATGGCAACAAGTATTTGAATTAATCCAACCCGATTTAATTTTTGGGCAAGGAGCAAATATTCCCACACTCCACACCCCATTACCCATTACCCATTACCCATCTCCCAATCACATCATGATTCCCACCGGAGGAACCTCCGGAAAAATCCGCTTCGCTGTTCACACTTGGGAGACGTTAATGGCATCGGTGCAGGGATTTCACCAATATTTTGGCAACAATCAGGTGAATTCATTCTGTGTCTTGCCGTTATATCATGTCAGCGGATTGATGCAATTTTTGCGTTCCTTGACGACAAGCGGACAACTAATTATTACATCCTTCAAACAGGTAGAAGCGGGTGAGGAATTTAAGATGAATCCTGCTGAATTTTTCATCTCTTTAGTTCCAACCCAGCTACAACGTTGTCTGCAAAGTCCTGAGTTAACTCATTGGTTATCTCAGTTCCAGACAGTGCTTTTAGGCGGTGCACCCGCTTGGGATTCACTGTTAGAACAGGCAAGACAACACAACATTCCTTTAGCCCCCACTTATGGGATGACAGAAACAGCCTCTCAAGTGGTTACGCTGAAGCCCAAAGATTTTCTCATAGGTAACAATAGTTGTGGTCAAGTTCTGCCTCATGCTAACGTCACCATTCGCAGTTCCACTGGTGAAATATTGGCAAGTAACCAAACTGGGATGATTTCCATCCAAACCAACTCTCTATCATTAGGTTACTATCCCATCAGGATGAGTGAGAGATGGGGACAGGGCAAGAATCTTCCTAATTCCAAATCCCCAATCCCAAATCTAAAATCGGATGATTTAGGATTTTTTGACGACCAAGGTTATTTACATGTTGTCGGACGTAGTAGCCGTAAAATTATTACGGGCGGCGAAAATGTCTTCCCCGCTGAAGTGGAAGCCGCTATTCAATCGACACAATTAGTTAATGATGTTTGCGTAACGGCTATTCCCGATTTACATTGGGGTGAAGCGGTTACCGCTGTGTATGTTCCCCACTCAGAAACGACTTCTACAACATTATTGCAAGCTGCGCTGAAAGATAAATTAAGTAAGTACAAGCAACCTAAACATTGGGTTCCCGTTGCCAGTCTACCTCGCAATACTCAGGGGAAAGTGGACTATGAGCAACTTCACAACTTAGTCATGACATGCTTAGAACGCCAAAATTTCTGA
- a CDS encoding o-succinylbenzoate synthase encodes MTYQFEFRPYQRPFKRVLSTHHGNWNVREGIILRLTHETGRIGWGEIAPIPWFGSETLAQALDFCQQLPAKITATDIFSIPPELPACQFGFESAFIWGDGENIPTTKSQLPFSYLLPSGETVLQLWQIPWHQGSRTFKWKIGVASIKEELKVFHQLIQALPTSAKLRLDANGGLTPEEAHQWLRVTDSAGIVEFLEQPLPPEQFDTMLQMSTQYSTPIALDESVATLDQLEDCYQRGWQGICVIKAAIAGSPRRLRQFCQQHEIDMIFSSVFESAIARQSALQLAAELSNPNRAVGFGVNHWFNEDDETWLKHLWNNL; translated from the coding sequence ATGACTTATCAATTTGAGTTTCGTCCTTACCAACGTCCTTTTAAGCGTGTACTTTCTACCCATCACGGGAACTGGAATGTCCGCGAGGGAATTATTCTGCGCCTCACCCATGAAACGGGACGAATCGGTTGGGGCGAGATTGCTCCAATTCCCTGGTTTGGTTCTGAAACTTTGGCACAAGCTTTGGATTTTTGTCAACAATTACCTGCGAAAATTACAGCAACCGATATTTTTTCCATTCCGCCTGAACTTCCGGCTTGTCAATTTGGCTTTGAATCAGCGTTTATATGGGGCGATGGGGAGAATATTCCCACTACCAAATCTCAACTCCCCTTTAGTTATCTTTTACCCAGTGGGGAGACGGTGTTACAGTTATGGCAAATTCCTTGGCATCAGGGAAGTCGAACGTTTAAATGGAAAATTGGCGTTGCCTCCATTAAGGAAGAACTTAAAGTATTTCATCAGTTAATTCAAGCGCTACCCACATCGGCAAAGTTACGCTTGGATGCTAATGGGGGACTCACTCCGGAAGAAGCACATCAGTGGCTGAGGGTAACGGATTCGGCGGGAATCGTTGAGTTTCTGGAACAACCCTTACCGCCTGAACAATTCGACACTATGTTGCAGATGAGTACTCAATATTCGACACCGATTGCCTTAGATGAATCGGTGGCAACCCTTGACCAATTGGAAGATTGTTACCAGAGAGGATGGCAGGGCATTTGTGTGATTAAGGCGGCGATCGCAGGTTCTCCCAGACGCCTACGTCAGTTTTGCCAACAACACGAAATTGATATGATTTTTTCATCGGTTTTTGAAAGTGCGATCGCCAGACAATCCGCCCTCCAACTAGCCGCTGAACTCTCTAACCCAAATCGTGCTGTCGGTTTTGGGGTGAATCATTGGTTCAACGAAGACGATGAAACCTGGTTGAAGCATCTATGGAACAACCTCTAG
- the menA gene encoding 2-carboxy-1,4-naphthoquinone phytyltransferase → MTTSLVEQSNSKLWLAAIKPPMYSVAIIPIWVGTAVAYAETRIINGAIFSTFLMSAILIIAWLNCSNDVFDSETGIDKNKAHSLVNLTGNKQLIFGLSNLFLAVGILGIVAIAWWQRDFTVIGLILLCCALGYTYQGPPFRFGYQGLGEIICFVTFGPMAVAAAYYSQTQSWSINCFAASVVVGIATSIILFCSHFHQVEDDIAAGKRSPIVRLGTKRGAQVLWGFGGSVYALTGLFVLLGNFPIWTLFTFASLPVALKLGWHVHQHHDQPEKVSNSKFLAVGMHFFSGLLLGLGFLMG, encoded by the coding sequence ATGACTACAAGTCTGGTTGAACAGTCAAACAGTAAATTATGGCTAGCGGCTATCAAGCCACCCATGTACAGCGTTGCTATCATCCCGATTTGGGTAGGAACGGCTGTGGCTTATGCCGAAACTCGAATCATTAATGGTGCAATTTTTTCAACCTTCTTAATGTCAGCGATTTTGATTATTGCTTGGCTCAATTGCAGCAATGATGTGTTTGATTCAGAAACGGGGATTGATAAAAATAAAGCCCATTCTTTGGTGAATTTGACGGGAAACAAACAGCTAATTTTTGGGCTGAGTAATTTATTTTTAGCCGTTGGTATCCTGGGCATTGTGGCGATCGCGTGGTGGCAGCGAGATTTCACTGTAATTGGCCTTATCCTTCTGTGTTGTGCGTTAGGGTACACCTACCAAGGGCCGCCCTTTCGCTTTGGTTACCAGGGGTTAGGGGAAATTATTTGTTTTGTCACTTTTGGCCCCATGGCAGTGGCAGCAGCTTACTACTCTCAGACGCAAAGTTGGTCAATCAACTGTTTCGCGGCGTCGGTTGTTGTGGGTATTGCTACGAGTATCATTTTATTTTGCTCCCATTTTCATCAGGTAGAAGATGACATCGCCGCCGGAAAGCGATCGCCCATTGTCCGTTTGGGTACAAAACGCGGTGCTCAAGTCTTATGGGGCTTTGGTGGAAGCGTTTATGCTTTGACGGGTTTATTTGTCCTGTTGGGAAATTTCCCGATTTGGACGTTATTCACATTTGCCAGTTTACCCGTTGCGCTAAAGTTAGGTTGGCATGTCCATCAGCATCATGACCAACCGGAGAAGGTGAGTAATTCTAAATTTCTGGCGGTAGGGATGCATTTTTTTAGCGGGTTACTGTTGGGATTGGGCTTCTTGATGGGTTAA
- a CDS encoding isochorismate synthase, with protein MPVTPYRTNLFQDRKELHQLLLTGKQQSLVKGCPQIVSISQEIEPLDPLAVLQAIAKPEQLQVYFEKASKREAIAAIDATLCLKTEGANRFTKAQQFIQATLDNTLPGGNLNLPFSGPHFFCSFTFFDKKQAVHSPFPAATIFLPRWQISCVQGSCVVVANVEINPQTNLQLLIERLCNQLRRISWYERRVSNIFEISPHKIIKQAPKNAERFKSSVLSALESIRANQLRKIVLASAIDVLSPEPFNLVDSLDTLRKRHPDCYIFSSSNGNGQNFIGASPERLISIRHHQLEVDSLAGSAPRGRTITEDEALAYQLISSEKERREHQFVINFIVEQLSELGLIPQMLPTPQLLKLSNIQHLWTPIQAQMLGDIHPLEIVAQLHPTPAVAGVPTKMAQEQIRRYETFDRTLYAAPLGWVDYQGNCEFIVGIRSALIESEKPARLFANAYRARLYAGAGIVAGSDPNKEFAEIQLKLQALLKALL; from the coding sequence ATGCCAGTCACCCCCTATCGCACCAATCTCTTTCAAGACCGCAAAGAGCTGCATCAACTTCTCTTGACGGGAAAACAGCAGTCCCTTGTCAAAGGCTGTCCTCAGATTGTTAGTATCTCTCAAGAAATTGAACCCCTCGATCCACTAGCGGTGCTTCAAGCGATCGCTAAACCTGAGCAATTACAAGTTTATTTTGAGAAAGCCAGTAAACGAGAAGCGATAGCCGCCATTGACGCTACCCTTTGCCTCAAAACGGAAGGGGCAAATCGCTTCACAAAAGCACAACAATTTATCCAAGCAACACTGGATAATACCCTCCCCGGTGGGAATCTTAACTTACCCTTTTCTGGCCCCCATTTCTTTTGTAGCTTCACCTTTTTTGATAAAAAACAGGCCGTTCACTCTCCCTTTCCAGCCGCTACAATTTTCTTGCCTCGCTGGCAAATTTCTTGTGTCCAGGGTAGCTGTGTTGTTGTTGCCAACGTTGAAATCAATCCTCAGACCAATCTGCAATTATTAATAGAACGATTATGCAATCAACTCAGACGGATTAGCTGGTACGAACGCAGAGTTTCCAACATTTTCGAGATTTCCCCTCATAAAATAATTAAGCAAGCCCCTAAAAATGCAGAGCGCTTCAAGTCATCCGTCTTATCTGCCTTAGAATCCATCCGAGCGAATCAATTGAGAAAAATTGTGCTGGCAAGCGCCATTGATGTCCTCTCGCCAGAGCCTTTTAATTTAGTTGATTCTTTGGATACCTTACGTAAACGTCATCCCGATTGTTACATCTTTTCCAGTAGTAACGGGAATGGACAAAACTTTATAGGGGCAAGTCCCGAACGCTTAATTAGTATTCGCCACCATCAGTTAGAAGTGGATTCCTTAGCGGGTTCTGCACCACGAGGCAGAACAATCACAGAGGATGAGGCGTTGGCTTACCAATTAATCAGTAGTGAAAAAGAGCGCAGAGAACATCAATTTGTGATTAATTTTATTGTTGAACAGCTATCCGAATTGGGCTTAATTCCCCAAATGCTGCCAACTCCCCAACTCCTCAAACTTTCCAATATTCAACATTTGTGGACGCCGATTCAAGCTCAAATGTTGGGAGATATTCATCCCTTAGAAATCGTTGCCCAACTGCATCCCACTCCAGCCGTCGCCGGCGTTCCCACAAAGATGGCTCAAGAACAAATTCGCCGCTACGAAACCTTTGATCGAACTCTCTATGCAGCACCTTTAGGTTGGGTGGATTATCAAGGAAATTGTGAATTTATTGTTGGTATCCGTTCGGCTTTAATTGAAAGCGAAAAACCAGCTAGACTTTTTGCCAATGCCTATCGCGCAAGACTATACGCGGGTGCGGGTATCGTCGCCGGTTCCGACCCGAACAAAGAATTCGCAGAAATTCAACTTAAATTACAGGCTCTCTTAAAAGCTTTGTTGTAA
- a CDS encoding amino acid adenylation domain-containing protein → MKAEEAEVFVFPASFAQQRLWFLDRLFPGNPFYNVAAALRLTGLLNLAALEQTFNEIVRRHEALRTTFRMLEEQLVQVIAPALTLPLPVVDLRILPAAEQETEIRRIATEARSHPFDLSSEPLLRVMLLQVDSSEHILLLNLHHIICDGWSIGVLLRELGTLYTAFANNQRSPLPDLPIQYADFAHWQREWLQGVGATHESPLQMQLAYWKQQLDNLPLLNLPTDYPRPATPTYRGATQFLELPKSLSEQLEALSQRHGVTLFMTLLAAFQTLLYRYTQQEDIVVGSAIANRNRHEIEWLIGFFVNSLVLRTDLSGNPTFLELLDRVREVALGAYAHQDLPFEKLVEELHPERNLSHHPLFQVVFSLQNTPIEALALPGLSLSPLDFDRPSAKFDLEFHLWESPEGLRGQIIYSRDLWDDTTITRMLGHFQMLLQGIIVNPQQRLCELPILTQAEQHQLLVDFNPNPSPIKSCFHQLFEQQVEQTPDALALVFEDQQLTYRELNHRSNQLAHHLQKLGVEAEVLVGICLERSVEMIVGVLGILKAGGAYVPLDPTYPQERLHFMIEDAQVSILLTHSVLAPLFNRSDCQSSYEDFSEDEGGWGDRTQCSARQHGLSVVCVDKEADAIASQNKENPISSVSVTPENLAYVIYTSGSTGKPKGVLIEHRGLCNLSEAQIQTFNLQPSNRILQFASLSFDASIFEIVMALGTGATLYLAQKESLLPGQNLIHLLRDKAITHVTLPPSVLAVLPAPELPALQTIISAGEACSMDIVKCWASNRQFFNAYGPTEATVWSTVAETDDSEKPSIGRPITNTQVYILDSHLKPVPIGISGELYIGGEGVARGYLNQPELTAVAFISNPFVDSDSRLSASERLYKTGDLARYQPDGNIEFLGRIDQQVKIRGFRIELGEIEARLKQHPVVKEAVVMAKEDVSGNKRLVTYIVPNQEQLMRVGAQGFAPLLGCFLKEKLPEYMIPSAFVMLDALPHLPNGKVDRRNLKVFDVDKTELTENYMAPRTPIEEAIAKIWAKLLNYDRVGIQDNFFEVGGDSLLAVRLMAQIHQQFEREIPLSTLFLNPTVEGLAKILAQQTDSLSWSPLVPIQPSGSKPPFFCVHPILGVVFPYYELAYSLGFDQPFYGLQPLGLDGKQSPFTRIEEMAAHYIEALRQVQPSGPYFLGGWSFGGLVAFEMAQQLLSAGHQVALLAIFDTLAPIPGNLPNFGDSLKFMFTAAARYIWSFLLDYFYLITTPSQPQANHLPFHLANINKLLHRLRNKQFWQSILGEAVLANTLPQSSRKQILSELNIRPMLRIYQANSQATLSYVPQVYPNSITLLKTSVQSSMADQDSSLGWSQLAGGKVEIHQVPGNHLTMLRKPHVKILANQLKVCLEQARIANINSL, encoded by the coding sequence ATGAAAGCTGAAGAAGCAGAAGTTTTCGTCTTCCCTGCATCCTTTGCCCAGCAGAGGTTGTGGTTTCTCGATCGCCTATTCCCAGGCAATCCCTTCTATAACGTTGCGGCTGCACTTCGCCTGACAGGTTTGCTCAACCTAGCTGCACTAGAGCAAACGTTCAACGAAATCGTGCGTCGCCATGAAGCGTTGCGTACTACCTTTAGGATGCTGGAAGAGCAACTCGTTCAGGTAATTGCTCCCGCCTTAACCCTACCCCTGCCAGTGGTAGATTTGCGGATTTTACCAGCAGCGGAACAGGAAACTGAAATTCGACGAATAGCGACTGAGGCGCGATCGCATCCTTTCGATTTATCATCTGAACCCTTACTGCGAGTCATGCTGCTACAGGTAGACTCGTCAGAACACATACTCCTACTGAATCTACACCACATTATTTGCGATGGCTGGTCGATTGGCGTGCTACTTCGGGAACTCGGCACACTTTACACAGCTTTTGCCAACAACCAGCGATCGCCCCTGCCGGATTTGCCCATCCAATATGCAGACTTTGCCCACTGGCAACGCGAGTGGTTACAAGGGGTAGGGGCGACTCATGAGTCGCCCCTACAGATGCAACTAGCTTACTGGAAGCAGCAACTAGACAATCTTCCCCTGCTGAATTTACCCACGGATTACCCCCGCCCTGCGACTCCAACCTACCGAGGGGCAACGCAATTTCTAGAGTTGCCGAAAAGTCTGAGTGAGCAACTAGAGGCACTCTCGCAGCGCCATGGGGTGACTCTGTTTATGACACTCTTAGCGGCATTTCAGACTTTACTCTACCGCTACACCCAGCAAGAGGATATTGTCGTGGGTTCTGCGATCGCCAATCGCAATCGTCACGAAATAGAATGGTTAATTGGCTTTTTTGTCAATAGTTTGGTACTGCGTACTGATTTATCAGGTAATCCAACATTCCTAGAACTGCTAGATCGAGTACGGGAGGTTGCATTAGGAGCCTATGCCCATCAAGACTTACCCTTTGAGAAGCTCGTGGAGGAACTGCATCCAGAGCGCAACCTGAGCCATCATCCCTTGTTCCAGGTGGTGTTCAGTCTGCAAAACACGCCGATTGAGGCACTAGCCTTGCCTGGGTTAAGCCTTTCGCCACTGGACTTCGATCGCCCCAGCGCTAAATTTGACTTAGAGTTCCACCTGTGGGAATCCCCGGAGGGTTTGAGAGGACAAATCATCTACAGCCGCGATTTATGGGATGACACCACCATTACCCGGATGCTGGGACATTTCCAAATGCTGCTACAAGGTATTATCGTTAATCCTCAGCAACGCCTTTGTGAATTACCCATTTTAACCCAGGCGGAGCAGCATCAATTATTGGTAGATTTCAATCCGAATCCATCCCCAATCAAGTCGTGCTTTCATCAGTTGTTTGAACAGCAAGTAGAGCAGACACCCGATGCGCTCGCTCTCGTGTTTGAAGACCAACAACTAACCTACCGTGAGTTGAATCATCGCAGCAATCAATTAGCACATCACCTGCAAAAACTAGGGGTAGAAGCAGAAGTTTTAGTCGGTATCTGCTTAGAGCGTTCTGTGGAAATGATTGTGGGAGTGTTGGGCATTCTTAAAGCGGGTGGAGCCTATGTCCCTTTAGATCCCACTTATCCGCAAGAGCGACTTCATTTCATGATTGAAGACGCACAAGTATCCATTTTGCTAACTCATTCTGTTTTAGCCCCTCTTTTTAACCGGAGCGACTGCCAAAGCTCATACGAGGACTTTAGTGAGGATGAGGGGGGTTGGGGGGATCGAACCCAATGCAGCGCTCGCCAGCATGGTTTGTCTGTAGTTTGTGTGGACAAAGAGGCAGATGCGATCGCTTCCCAGAATAAGGAAAACCCAATCAGCAGCGTAAGCGTAACACCTGAAAATCTGGCTTATGTCATCTACACCTCTGGTTCCACAGGAAAGCCCAAAGGCGTTCTAATTGAACATCGAGGATTGTGCAATTTATCCGAAGCTCAAATTCAGACTTTCAACTTACAGCCAAGTAACCGCATCTTACAATTCGCCTCACTGAGCTTCGATGCCTCAATCTTTGAAATTGTCATGGCATTGGGAACAGGAGCCACACTCTATTTAGCCCAGAAAGAATCTCTTTTACCCGGACAAAATCTGATCCATCTGCTGCGTGATAAAGCCATTACTCACGTCACCCTGCCGCCATCGGTGTTGGCGGTTCTACCTGCACCAGAACTTCCGGCACTACAGACAATTATTTCTGCCGGAGAAGCCTGCTCGATGGATATTGTAAAATGTTGGGCTTCCAATCGTCAGTTTTTCAATGCTTACGGGCCAACTGAAGCAACGGTTTGGTCTACTGTCGCAGAGACTGATGACAGCGAGAAGCCATCAATAGGTCGCCCCATTACTAATACACAAGTTTATATTTTAGATTCCCACCTAAAACCTGTACCGATTGGTATTTCCGGAGAGTTGTACATCGGCGGTGAGGGAGTGGCACGGGGTTATCTTAATCAACCTGAATTAACGGCTGTGGCATTTATTTCTAATCCTTTTGTTGATAGTGATAGCCGATTGTCTGCTAGTGAACGTCTGTACAAAACTGGGGATTTAGCACGTTATCAACCGGATGGAAACATTGAATTTTTAGGTCGAATTGATCAACAGGTAAAAATTCGTGGCTTTCGCATTGAGTTGGGCGAAATTGAGGCGCGACTGAAGCAACATCCGGTTGTGAAAGAGGCGGTTGTGATGGCGAAAGAAGACGTATCAGGTAACAAGCGCCTAGTAACTTATATTGTCCCAAACCAAGAGCAGTTAATGAGGGTAGGGGCGCAAGGCTTTGCCCCCTTACTAGGCTGTTTCTTAAAAGAGAAGCTGCCAGAGTACATGATTCCCTCAGCTTTTGTAATGCTGGACGCGTTACCGCACTTGCCAAATGGAAAAGTAGACCGTCGTAACCTAAAAGTTTTTGATGTAGATAAGACCGAACTAACAGAAAACTACATGGCTCCTCGTACACCCATAGAGGAAGCGATCGCAAAAATTTGGGCAAAGCTTCTGAACTATGATCGTGTAGGAATTCAAGATAACTTCTTTGAAGTAGGAGGTGATTCCCTCCTCGCCGTGCGACTTATGGCTCAAATTCATCAGCAGTTTGAGCGGGAGATACCCTTATCAACTCTCTTCTTAAATCCAACGGTTGAAGGTTTAGCCAAGATTCTAGCGCAACAAACTGATTCTCTGTCTTGGTCGCCCTTAGTTCCGATTCAACCATCTGGCTCCAAGCCACCCTTTTTCTGTGTTCATCCAATCCTCGGTGTTGTCTTTCCTTATTACGAATTGGCTTATTCGTTGGGGTTTGATCAACCCTTTTATGGACTGCAACCCCTAGGATTGGATGGAAAACAATCTCCATTCACTCGCATTGAAGAGATGGCGGCTCACTACATCGAGGCGCTACGTCAGGTTCAACCGTCTGGCCCTTACTTTCTAGGAGGTTGGTCTTTTGGAGGTTTGGTTGCTTTTGAAATGGCTCAACAACTCCTTAGTGCAGGGCATCAAGTGGCTCTACTCGCTATATTTGACACGCTTGCACCTATTCCCGGTAATCTACCTAATTTTGGGGATAGTTTAAAATTTATGTTCACCGCCGCAGCGCGATATATTTGGTCATTTTTACTCGATTATTTCTATTTAATAACCACTCCTAGCCAACCCCAAGCTAATCATTTACCCTTTCATTTGGCTAATATAAATAAGCTACTTCACAGGTTGAGAAACAAACAATTTTGGCAGTCTATTTTGGGAGAAGCGGTTTTAGCCAATACCCTACCTCAGTCATCTAGAAAGCAGATATTGAGCGAACTCAACATTCGCCCGATGCTGCGTATTTACCAAGCTAACAGTCAAGCAACTCTCAGCTATGTGCCGCAAGTTTATCCGAACTCGATTACTCTGCTAAAAACAAGCGTTCAGTCTAGTATGGCTGATCAAGACTCAAGCTTAGGCTGGAGTCAATTAGCTGGAGGAAAAGTGGAAATTCATCAGGTTCCTGGTAATCACCTAACGATGTTGAGAAAACCCCATGTTAAAATTCTTGCCAACCAGCTCAAAGTATGCCTTGAACAGGCACGGATAGCGAATATCAATTCTCTATAA
- a CDS encoding AIPR family protein: MTKQEFLLKADEFRSLPVPFSGRQIKLCTCFVKVNEVPEEWCDWLEVNPRTPQRKKSGELKGTVVNGMIDTLSDEPEMFALKNQGIFVTAETVQFEKETGGQGVVKIVMTDPKKHGVVNGGHTTQVLMQARSEADSFPRLDEAFVRLHMYMAEDVNPAFIASLAEGLNRSLQVNDPSLENLKGTFNKIKDSLRGKRGEDQIAYRQGDSGDVDITQVLTCLAMFNLDLFPDRSTHPNKIFGQTKEVLRIFTDDQMDSKTLIFDRIIPHTHEILMLSDHIMQRGISNLGKLKVSNAKKGNRARSPKNLNRPAHFAGGSIDGRFHLGWLYPPLAAFRANLSKEAWDKGEFSWLYDPFTLLDNTIDEMIEIVKQEHADNNRKPAEVGRKEAAYRGCYSVAMMELAKLGKLELAKV, encoded by the coding sequence ATGACAAAACAAGAATTTCTGCTTAAAGCAGACGAATTTCGTTCGCTTCCAGTACCGTTTTCTGGAAGGCAAATTAAGTTATGCACTTGCTTCGTCAAAGTGAACGAAGTGCCGGAAGAGTGGTGCGACTGGCTTGAAGTTAACCCGCGAACGCCGCAGCGAAAAAAGTCGGGAGAGCTGAAGGGGACTGTTGTAAACGGGATGATCGATACCCTGAGTGACGAACCAGAGATGTTTGCTCTCAAGAACCAGGGTATATTTGTTACTGCCGAAACCGTTCAGTTTGAAAAGGAGACTGGTGGGCAAGGCGTTGTCAAGATTGTAATGACTGACCCTAAGAAGCACGGTGTCGTCAACGGAGGTCACACCACACAGGTGCTTATGCAGGCTCGGAGTGAGGCTGATTCGTTTCCGAGACTGGATGAAGCCTTTGTGCGTTTGCACATGTACATGGCTGAGGATGTGAATCCAGCTTTTATTGCAAGCCTTGCTGAGGGTCTAAATCGTTCTCTACAGGTGAATGATCCTAGCTTGGAGAACCTAAAGGGCACATTCAACAAAATTAAAGATTCCCTCCGAGGCAAGAGAGGAGAAGATCAGATTGCCTACCGTCAAGGGGATAGTGGAGATGTTGATATTACGCAGGTGTTGACATGCCTCGCGATGTTCAACTTGGACTTATTTCCAGACCGCAGCACCCATCCTAATAAAATCTTTGGTCAGACAAAGGAAGTGCTGAGAATTTTCACGGACGATCAAATGGATTCTAAAACATTGATTTTTGATCGTATAATTCCTCACACCCACGAAATCCTTATGCTGTCTGACCACATTATGCAGAGGGGAATCAGTAATCTCGGTAAGCTAAAGGTCAGTAACGCGAAAAAAGGAAACAGAGCTCGGTCGCCAAAAAATCTAAATCGACCAGCTCACTTTGCTGGAGGTAGTATTGATGGTCGCTTTCACTTGGGGTGGCTTTATCCTCCTCTAGCTGCATTTCGAGCTAATCTTTCTAAAGAAGCTTGGGATAAGGGTGAATTTAGCTGGCTTTATGATCCGTTCACGCTTCTCGATAACACAATCGACGAAATGATAGAAATCGTGAAGCAGGAACACGCTGATAACAACAGAAAACCTGCCGAAGTTGGACGCAAAGAAGCAGCCTATCGAGGCTGCTACAGCGTAGCGATGATGGAGCTAGCTAAGCTTGGAAAGCTAGAGTTAGCCAAAGTGTAA